DNA from Thermomicrobium roseum DSM 5159:
GGGGGAAACGGATGAGACTCGGTGTGAGTCTACTCGGCTCGACCGGATCGATTGGACGCCAGACCCTGGAGGTGGTTGCGGCGCATCCTGACCGTTTCCGAGTCGTCGCACTGGCTGCGCGTAGCCAGATCGATGCACTCCAAGAGCAGGTACGGATCTTCCGCCCCGAGCTCGTTGCGATCGCGCAGGAATCCCTCGGCATCTCCTTTCCGGATACCCGCGTCGTGAGCGGCCCGGGTGGGCTGGTCGAAGCCGCAACCTATGAAACAGCCGACATCGTTGTGATCGCCCTCTCTGGCAACAGCGGTATCGAGCCGACGCTCGCCGCTGCGGCAGCTGGCAAGACGATCGCACTCGCCAACAAGGAAAGCGTTGTCTGCGCCGGTCCACTACTCCGCGATATCCAATCGCGAACTGGCTGTCAGGTGCGGCCAGTCGATAGCGAGCACAGCGCCCTCTGGCAGCTCCTGCAGTTACCGCATCGACCAGCGGAAATCGCTCGCGTCATCCTCACCGCATCGGGCGGACCATTTCGCGACCGACCGCTCGAACACCTGAACCAGGTAACACCGGATGAGGCACTCGCTCACCCGACCTGGCGGATGGGACCGAAAATTACCATCGATTCAGCGACCCTGTTGAACAAGGGGCTCGAGCTGATCGAGGCACACTGGCTTTTCGATCTTCCGTTCGAGCGTCTGGACGTGGTGATCCACCCGCAGAGCATTGTGCATGCACTCCTGGCGTTCGTGGATGGGACAACTGTCGCGCATGCAGCCTACCCGGACATGCGCCTGCCCATCCAATACGCACTTTTTTATCCAGAGCGTGTCGCGAGCACAGTTCCTCCACTCGATCTTGCGCGGATCGGCCCGCTCGAATTCTTCCCCCCTGATACCGAGCGATTTCCCGCGCTCCCCTTAGCCCGCGAAGTCGGCATCGCCGGCAGCACCTATCCAACTGTTCTCTGCGCCGCAGATGAGATCGCGGTCGAGGCCTTTCTCGCCGGCCAAATCCGCTTTACGGAGATCGTTCCGCTGATCCGCAGTGTCCTCGATCGTCACCAGCCAGCGAGCGAACCGCTGACATTGGAAGCCATTCTCGCTGCCGATCGCTGGGCACGATCCGTAGCCCGAGAACTTGTTGGGCGTGCGATCCGTCACGCTTAAAACTGCTCCGTTGCCCGTGCGAAGGCGAGGACGACCACTGCCGATGCGCCTGCCCGTACCAGTGCAGTCGTCCCAGCGGCCACGGTCGCTCCGGTGGTGATCGTGTCGTCGATCAGTAACACCGTCCCGTGCAGCGGAGAGCCAGACCAGACGAAAGCACCAGCGACGTTCGCCCAGCGTTGCGAGCGAGTCCGTCCGACTTGAGAAGCCGTGTCTCGCGTTCGCTGGAGTTGATCATGAAGGGGGATGTCGAGTTGGCCAGCGACCGCTTTTGCCAGTATCGCGCTTTGATTGAACCCGCGCTCACGCCGGCGCAACGGGTGAAGGGGTATCGGTACGACGCAGGTCAAGTCACTTCGCCACGGTGCCAGGATTTCCGGGCTGGCCCGCCCCAACTCACTCGCAAGTTCCTCCATCCGGCGACGCTCGCCCCGGTACTTCGCCCGATGCAACGCGGCACGAACGGGTCCTCGATAGAGAAACAACGCTCGTGCCGCGATGAGTGCTGCAGGCCAGTCGACGCAATCGGCGCATACTGCACTTGGTTTCGGCGCGAGACCATCACAGCGCACACACCGGGGGTGGCAATCCGCGACACGGACCAGACTCCGCTGGCACTCCGAGCACCACCACGCACCAGGCCAACCACATCCGCTGCAGGTTGGCGAGAAAAACCAGCGTTCCACGCAATCACGAAGCGCCACTAGAACGGTTCGGTGACCGAGTTGTCTTGCCACGGCACTCTTTCCCCATCGGCTCGGCAAAGAGCCAACCTGCATCCTGGAGC
Protein-coding regions in this window:
- the dxr gene encoding 1-deoxy-D-xylulose-5-phosphate reductoisomerase, producing MRLGVSLLGSTGSIGRQTLEVVAAHPDRFRVVALAARSQIDALQEQVRIFRPELVAIAQESLGISFPDTRVVSGPGGLVEAATYETADIVVIALSGNSGIEPTLAAAAAGKTIALANKESVVCAGPLLRDIQSRTGCQVRPVDSEHSALWQLLQLPHRPAEIARVILTASGGPFRDRPLEHLNQVTPDEALAHPTWRMGPKITIDSATLLNKGLELIEAHWLFDLPFERLDVVIHPQSIVHALLAFVDGTTVAHAAYPDMRLPIQYALFYPERVASTVPPLDLARIGPLEFFPPDTERFPALPLAREVGIAGSTYPTVLCAADEIAVEAFLAGQIRFTEIVPLIRSVLDRHQPASEPLTLEAILAADRWARSVARELVGRAIRHA
- a CDS encoding ComF family protein, with the translated sequence MEELASELGRASPEILAPWRSDLTCVVPIPLHPLRRRERGFNQSAILAKAVAGQLDIPLHDQLQRTRDTASQVGRTRSQRWANVAGAFVWSGSPLHGTVLLIDDTITTGATVAAGTTALVRAGASAVVVLAFARATEQF